Part of the Candidatus Niyogibacteria bacterium genome, AATAAGACAGTTGAAATTGTAAATTCCCGAAAACAAAAAATCGGAGATTTCAGCAAAGTAAAAATCATTAAAATAGGCCCTTGGATGTTGGAAGGAAAATTAATTTAACGCTATCCAAACGAAAAATGTTAACTTAATTATCTTTTCTTTCTTGTTCTTTTGATTTTAAATATGCCTGATATAATTTATCGCTCGCTTTTTTCAAGCGTTCTTTTTCAAATTTTATCGCTCCTTCCCCTTCTTCTTCTCTAAGTTTTTTTTCTTCCGCGGGAGTCATTGTAAAAGAACTCGGCATCTCTTTTTCTTCAGTTTTTTCTTTTTTAAAATCAAATTTTCCTCTTACTTCTTTAAAAAAATTTTCAAACATAATTTTAAATTATAATTTTCTAAGATATTCGCGTAAAATCTTAACGGCCAACAAAGGATTGGCACGACCGTGGGTTTTCTTTACAACCCGACCAATCAAAAATTGAAGCGCTGTTTCTTTGCCTTTGCCGTATTCCGCTACGGGACCGGGATTATCTTTTACCACTGATTCTATTATATCTTTCAGCTGAAATTCATCGTTAATTTGCCTTAATCCTCCGCTTTCCACGATTTCCGAAGGGTCGCCGCCGCTTAAAAACATTTTTAAAAGAACGTCTTTCGCCGCGCGGGAAGAAATTTCGTTTTTTATGACCATTTTCATCAATTCCGCGAAATTTTCCGGCGTAATAAGAAGCTCCGAGAACGTTCCTTCTTTTTCCTTGATTAACGCTTGTAAATCGGAAGTAATGTAATTTATCGCCAATTTGATTAAATCTTTTTCTTTCAAAGCGTGGTCTTTTATCCATTCGGAAAGTTCTGACACGGATTTTTCCAAAAAATCAGCCATCTTGTTATCACGAACAGCCATCAGAAGGGCGTCTCCTTTTAGATTATATTCTTTTGCCAGCCGCTCTCTTTTTTGCCAGGGTAATTCGGGCAAAGCCGCTTTCAAGGCATCCAGATCAAAATCTTCTTTTTTCGTTAAATTCAACGATGGCAAATCCGGTTCCGGAAAATAACGATAATCATGAGCTTCTTCTTTTATTCTTTGAGAAAAAGTTTTTTGCTTATTTTCATCCCAGCCCCTTGTTTCCTGGGTTATTTTTCCGCCTTCTTTCAGAATTTTTTCCTGTCTTTCATTTTCATATTCAATCGCCCGTTCCACGGCCCGAAAAGAATTAAGATTCTTAATTTCCACTTTAACGCCTAACTTGGCGGCGGGGCCGCCAAGTGAGATATTAGCTTCAACTCTCATCTGGCCTTTTTCCATATCCGCGTCGGAAACTCCCAAATAGCGCAAAAGAAGCTGAAATTCTTCGGCAAAAGCGCGCGCTTCAATTGCCGAAAAAATATCCGGCTCGGTCACCAATTCCATCAAAGGAACGCCGGCGCGATTGAAATCAACCAAAGAATCAACGCCGTCATGCAAAAGCCGGCCCGTGTCTTCTTCTAAATGAACGCGTATAATTCCGATTTTTCTGTCCGATCCGGGCAGAATAAGCGCGCCGCCGTTCACCAGCGGATATTTATATTGCGATATCTGATAACCCTTAGGCAGGTCGGGATAAAAATAATTTTTTCGGTCAAAATGGGAATAATCCGGAATTTTTCCGCCAAGCGCCAATCCTACGCGCAAAACATTCTCCACCGCCCGTTTATTGATTACCGGCAAAGTTCCCGGATGTCCCATGCAAATCGGACAGATATTAATATTGGGATGGCGTTCAGCGGAGTCATTCAAACAGGCGCAAAACATTTTTGTCCGCGTTTTTAATTCAACGTGTATTTCAAGCCCGACGGCCAGCTTGTATTCCATATTATTTTATAATAAAATAACGGCATTATGTTATCAATGACCGAACTAAAAAAAGGAACTTTAATTATATTAGACGGCCTCCCTTACGAAGTGCTGGAACACAGTTTTATGCGAATGCAGCAAAGAAAACCGGTGGTTCAGGCAAAAATAAAAAATCTGATTTCAGGAAAAATTGCTTCGCGCACTTTTCACCCCGGCGAAAATTTTAAAGAAGCGGAAATTGAAAGAAAAGAAATAATGTTCATTTATTCCCACCGGAACGAATTTTGGTTTTGTTCTCCTCAAAATCCAAAAGAAAGATTTTCTTTGCCTTTGGAAATCATCGGCGAAAACGCGAAATTTTTTAAAAAAGACCTGATTGTTGACACTTATGAATTTAACGGCAAAATCATCAACATAAAACTGCCGATAAAAATTGACTATCGCGTCAAAGAAGCGCCGCCGGCCGTCAAAGGCGATACTGCCCAAGGCGGGTCAAAAACGGTTATTTTGGAAAACAATCTGGAAATAAACACCCCTCTTTTTATTGAAGAAAACGACATCATCCGCGTGAATACCGAATCCGGCGAATACACCGAACGCATAAAAAAAGCTATTTAATCTTTATTTTTAATTCTTTCATCTGTTCTTTGCTGATTTCGCTCGGCGCATCCATCATCAGATCGCGGCCGTCGCCGGTTTTAGGAAAAGCGATGACTTCTCTTATATTCGGCTCATTTTCTAAAATCATTAAAAGCCGGTCTAATCCCGGCGCAATGCCGCCATGCGGCGGCGCGCCGTATTTAAAAGCCGTAAGCATATGTTCAAAATATGCCGTGTCTTTTTTTGAAAAACCGATTAAATCAAAAATTTTCTTTTGAATTTTTAAATCATGAATCCGAATGCTTCCGCCGCCGATTTCACAGCCGTTTAACACTAAATCGTGCTGGTAAGAACGGACTTGTTCGGGCGATGTTTCTAATTTCGGCAAATCTTCTTCTTTCGGCGCGGTAAACATATGATGGCCGGGCGCCCAATGGCCGTCTTTTTTTTCTTTTTCAAAAAGAGGAAAATTTATTATCCAGGCAAAAGCCAATTCATCGGAATCATTTTTATTTTTTCTTAAATCCGGCCGATCCGAACCGTATTTTTCCATAGCTTCTTCATAATCCAAGCGCGGCCAGGGAGTTCGCGTGATTTTTTTATCAGGATAAAGTTTAACGACCATTTTACAAAACATTTCTTCAATTAAATTCAAAATTTCTTCCTGGCTCATAAAACTCATTTCTATATCCACTTGGGTAAATTCCGGCTGGCGGTCGCCGCGCGTGTCTTCATCGCGAAAACAGCGGGCAATCTGAAAATATCGTTCAAAACCAGCAACCATCAGAAGCTGTTTATATTGCTGGGGAGATTGCGGCAGAGCGTAAAATTTTCCGGGATGAAGCCGGGAAGGCGCCACGTAATCCCGCGCTCCTTCCGGCGTGGATTTGGTTAAAATCGGCGTTTCTATTTCCAGAAAATCTCTTTCCGTTAAAAAGTCGCGGATAAATTTAGCGGCTCTATGGCGATTCCTTAAATTTTTCTGAAGCCGCGGCCGCCTTAAATCCAAATAACGGTATTTAAGCCGCGCTTCTTCATTTATTTCATCTCCTTTTCCGGAAACGTCAATTGGCGGCGTTTCCGCCGGCGACAAAACTTTTAATTCCGCCACTTTAATTTCTATTCCGCCGGTTTTTAAATCGGAATTTTTCATTTTTTCCGGCCGTTCGCTTGCCAAACCAATTGCTTCCACCACCCATTCCGGCCTTACGGTTTCCGCAATTTTATAAGCTTGTTCGGCTTTCGGAGTAACCACTATCTGAACAACGCCGGAACGATCGCGTAAATCCAAAAAAATAAGTTTGCCGTGGTCGCGCCGGACATCCACCCATCCTTTAAGCAGGATATTCTCGTTTATTTTATTAATCGCGTCTTTAATTAATATCCGTTGAGGCATTATTTTATATTAACATATTCTTATTTTCCCGACCGTTGTGCGGATCAGCCTTCGGTTGAAAAAAAGAGCTATTATATTTATCCAGCGCTGTGTCCGCCCACCAGGAATCGAACCTGGGACCTTCTCCTTAAAAGGGAGCTGCTCTACCAGCTGAGCTATGGGCGGACACAACGCTTAATTTTTGATTATTTTCCTCCAGAGGCATAAGGCATTACGGGCTAGTCTACCATCCGCCAGCTGGTGGAGAACTATGGGCGGAAAAATTTTGGAAGAAAATAAATTGATTTATTTTCTTCGGATAATAGCAAACAAAACAAATAAAGGCAAAATTAGCCACCAAAAATGAGCGTTCGGCGAAGCAAAAAAATAACTGACCAGCGGCGAAAAAGTGAAAAGTTCGGCAGCCGGCAAAAGCCGAAAAACAACGGAAATCAAAAGTCCCACTTCGGAAAAACTCAAAAGAAATATCTGCCACCATATTCCGGAATCTTCCGATATTGGTCGAAAAACGTTCCGGATAAAAAAATGCGATAAAATAATAATTAAAACGAAAAACACGGCCGCTTTCAGCAGAAAAATTTCCATAATTTTACGGCCTTCCAAAAAGAAATTAATAAAACGGGTATATTCAAATAAAAGCTGGGAAATATAAATACTCAAAAGAACCGCCGTCATTCTCGCCCGCCCCGCGGAAATGCCGTAAAAAAAACCGGCGGCCACGAAGAAAAAAACGGCTAAAACATCCCAAGTGGGATTGGCAAAAACAGATGAAAACGCGGCTAAATTAAGCATATTAAATTCCTTCTTCTTTTAGTTCTTCTATGAGTTTTTTAGCTTTAGCGGAAAGCCGTTTAGGAGTTTTAACCCGCAGATTGATTATTAAATCGCCTCTTCCTCTTTCAAAAGGAATGCCTTTGCTTCGCACTTTAAGCATTTCACCGCTATCCACGCCAGCGGGAATTTTAACTTTTATCGCTCCATCCAAAGTATTGACTGTTTTTTCCGCGCCTAAAATCGCCTCGGAAAATGGGATATCCATATCCATTAAAAGATTGCGGCCTTCCCGCGAAAAAACAGGATGCGGTTTGATATGCACTTTAATGTAAAGATCGCCAGACCGGCCGTCCGTTGTCGCTTCTCCGGCGCCGGAAATTTTTATCATTTCATCGCTGTTTATGCCCGGCGGAATGTCTATTATCACTTCGGCGTCGGATTTTATGACTCCCAAACCGCGGCATTCTCCGCAGGGCTTTTCAGGCGCTTCGCCGCGGCCCTGGCATTGGCCGCATTCGCTCAAACTGGAAAAAACGCCGATAAATGAACGTTTAGTTTCTTTAACCGTCCCCGTGCCTTGACAAACCCCGCATTTTATTTTTTTTGTCCCTTTCGCCGCCCCGCTGCCGCCGCATTCGCGGCATTGATTTATTTTATTCAAAAGCACCTTTCTCTGCGTGCCGAAAACCGCTTCTTCAAAATTAAGTTCTACGTCAATGGAAATATCGCGGCCGCGCTTTTGGCGCTTTCCGGCGCCGCCAAAACCGCCGAAGAAATCGCCGAAGATTTCTCCGAAATCAAAATTAACTTCCGCGCCGCCGAAATTGCCGAATCCCCACGGCTCGCTTTGGCCGGTTCCTTGATCGCCAAAAACCTGACCGTAACGGTCGTATTCTCTCCGCTTTTTCTCGTTGCCCAGCACCTGATAAGCTTCATTCGCCTCTTTAAATTTTTCTTCATTTCCTCCTCCTTTATCCGGATGATATTTATGCGCCAAACGGCGATAACTTTTTTTTATCTCCTCCTGACTGGCGTTTTGAGAAACGCCGAGAATTTTGTAATAATCCTTGCTCATTTTAATTATTTTTTACTTTAAATTACAAAATACGGACAAATTATTTTTTGTCTTCATCCTTTACTTCTTTGTATTCCGCTTCTCTCGCTTTGCCTTCTCCTTCTTTATTATCACCCATCCCGCCTTTTTTATACAAGGCCTCGCCCACTTTTTGAGCCGCGGCTGAAAGCTCTTCCTGCGCTTTCTTGATCGCTTCCAAATCTTCCCCGTCTTTTACTTTTTTAAGCTCCGCGATTTTTTCTTCTATTTCTTTCTTAATGTCTTCGGAAATTTTATCGCCGGCTTCACGAACGGCTTTTTCCGTCGTGTAAATAAAAGTGTCGGCTAAATTACGCGCTTCCGCCGATTCTTTTTTCTTTTGGTCTTCGCCGGCGTGCGATTCGGCTTCCTTTTTCATTTTTTCAATATCTTCTTTGGAAAGGCCGCTAGAAGCTTCAATTCTGACTGATTGCTCTTTGCCCGTGCCTTTGTCTTTGGCTTTAACGTTTAAAATTCCATTCGCGTCAATGTCAAAAGTCACTTCTACTTGCGGCATTCCCCGCGGCGAAGGCGGAATACCGTCCAAAATAAACCGTCCTAAAGTCTTATTATCGCCGGCCATGGGCCGCTCGCCTTGGAGAATATGGATTTCTACGGACGGCTGATTGTCAGCCGCGGTGGAAAAAACCTGGGTTTTTGAAACCGGAATAGTGGTGTTTCTGTCAATCAACTTGGTAAAAACGCCGCCCAAAGTTTCCAAACCCAAAGAAAGCGGAATCACGTCCAAAAGCAGAATATCTTTAACATCGCCCTGCATAATGCCGGCCTGGACCGCCGCGCCCACGGCGACCACTTCGTCGGGATTAATTGATTTATTCGGCTCTTTGCCGAAAAATTTTTTAACCGCTTCCTGAATCGCCGGCATTCTGGTTTGGCCGCCGACCAAAATTACCTCGTTAATTTCCGAAATTTTGAAACCCGACGCCGCCATTGCCTTTTTGGTCACGGCAATGGAGCGTTCAATATATTCACCCACCAATTCTTCCAGTTTAGCGCGGGAAAATTTCAATAAAAGATGGCGGGGTCCGCTGGAATCAGAAGTGATGAAAGGAATGTTTATTTCCGTTTCCACGGTGCTGGAAAGTTCATGTTTGGCTTTTTCCGCCGCTTCTTTCAGGCGCTGAAGCGCCAATTTGTCTTTGGAAATATCAATCGCCGATTCTTTTTTATATTCAACGGTAATCCAATCAATGATTTTTTGGTCAAAATCGTCTCCGCCCAGATGCGTGTCCCCGTCCGTTGATTTTACTTCAATCGTGTCTTCCGCCACTTCCAAAACCGAAATATCAAAAGTGCCGCCGCCAAAATCGTAGACCACGATTTTTTCGTCTTTTTTCTTATTTATTCCGTAAGCCAAAGCGGCTGCCGTCGGCTCGTTTAAAATTCTTTTT contains:
- the aspS gene encoding aspartate--tRNA ligase: MPQRILIKDAINKINENILLKGWVDVRRDHGKLIFLDLRDRSGVVQIVVTPKAEQAYKIAETVRPEWVVEAIGLASERPEKMKNSDLKTGGIEIKVAELKVLSPAETPPIDVSGKGDEINEEARLKYRYLDLRRPRLQKNLRNRHRAAKFIRDFLTERDFLEIETPILTKSTPEGARDYVAPSRLHPGKFYALPQSPQQYKQLLMVAGFERYFQIARCFRDEDTRGDRQPEFTQVDIEMSFMSQEEILNLIEEMFCKMVVKLYPDKKITRTPWPRLDYEEAMEKYGSDRPDLRKNKNDSDELAFAWIINFPLFEKEKKDGHWAPGHHMFTAPKEEDLPKLETSPEQVRSYQHDLVLNGCEIGGGSIRIHDLKIQKKIFDLIGFSKKDTAYFEHMLTAFKYGAPPHGGIAPGLDRLLMILENEPNIREVIAFPKTGDGRDLMMDAPSEISKEQMKELKIKIK
- the dnaK gene encoding molecular chaperone DnaK; translated protein: MPKILGIDLGTTNSAMAVVEAGEPKILENSEGGRTTPSIIALSKSGDRLTGLLAKRQAVTNPQNTIFSVKRLIGRKFSDAEIQKDKKLLSYELRESKNGGVEVKMGEKWHRPEEISAMILAKLKTDAEKKLGEKIEEAIITVPAYFDDSQRKATKDAGEIAGLKVKRILNEPTAAALAYGINKKKDEKIVVYDFGGGTFDISVLEVAEDTIEVKSTDGDTHLGGDDFDQKIIDWITVEYKKESAIDISKDKLALQRLKEAAEKAKHELSSTVETEINIPFITSDSSGPRHLLLKFSRAKLEELVGEYIERSIAVTKKAMAASGFKISEINEVILVGGQTRMPAIQEAVKKFFGKEPNKSINPDEVVAVGAAVQAGIMQGDVKDILLLDVIPLSLGLETLGGVFTKLIDRNTTIPVSKTQVFSTAADNQPSVEIHILQGERPMAGDNKTLGRFILDGIPPSPRGMPQVEVTFDIDANGILNVKAKDKGTGKEQSVRIEASSGLSKEDIEKMKKEAESHAGEDQKKKESAEARNLADTFIYTTEKAVREAGDKISEDIKKEIEEKIAELKKVKDGEDLEAIKKAQEELSAAAQKVGEALYKKGGMGDNKEGEGKAREAEYKEVKDEDKK
- the gatB gene encoding Asp-tRNA(Asn)/Glu-tRNA(Gln) amidotransferase subunit GatB, which codes for MEYKLAVGLEIHVELKTRTKMFCACLNDSAERHPNINICPICMGHPGTLPVINKRAVENVLRVGLALGGKIPDYSHFDRKNYFYPDLPKGYQISQYKYPLVNGGALILPGSDRKIGIIRVHLEEDTGRLLHDGVDSLVDFNRAGVPLMELVTEPDIFSAIEARAFAEEFQLLLRYLGVSDADMEKGQMRVEANISLGGPAAKLGVKVEIKNLNSFRAVERAIEYENERQEKILKEGGKITQETRGWDENKQKTFSQRIKEEAHDYRYFPEPDLPSLNLTKKEDFDLDALKAALPELPWQKRERLAKEYNLKGDALLMAVRDNKMADFLEKSVSELSEWIKDHALKEKDLIKLAINYITSDLQALIKEKEGTFSELLITPENFAELMKMVIKNEISSRAAKDVLLKMFLSGGDPSEIVESGGLRQINDEFQLKDIIESVVKDNPGPVAEYGKGKETALQFLIGRVVKKTHGRANPLLAVKILREYLRKL
- the dnaJ gene encoding molecular chaperone DnaJ, encoding MSKDYYKILGVSQNASQEEIKKSYRRLAHKYHPDKGGGNEEKFKEANEAYQVLGNEKKRREYDRYGQVFGDQGTGQSEPWGFGNFGGAEVNFDFGEIFGDFFGGFGGAGKRQKRGRDISIDVELNFEEAVFGTQRKVLLNKINQCRECGGSGAAKGTKKIKCGVCQGTGTVKETKRSFIGVFSSLSECGQCQGRGEAPEKPCGECRGLGVIKSDAEVIIDIPPGINSDEMIKISGAGEATTDGRSGDLYIKVHIKPHPVFSREGRNLLMDMDIPFSEAILGAEKTVNTLDGAIKVKIPAGVDSGEMLKVRSKGIPFERGRGDLIINLRVKTPKRLSAKAKKLIEELKEEGI